In Musa acuminata AAA Group cultivar baxijiao chromosome BXJ2-3, Cavendish_Baxijiao_AAA, whole genome shotgun sequence, the following proteins share a genomic window:
- the LOC135607050 gene encoding pentatricopeptide repeat-containing protein At1g05750, chloroplastic-like: protein MAAQTLTQLPPVPSPPPRRPQPHTRPLPRRHLSSTTLPNLSSSVEHCSARDVVSWTAAIARQARRGRLSDAACAFGDMLSAGVNPNNVTLVALLSACADFPSYPSALPLGCAIHAQSLKRRRPDAAPEELVVFSTALVDMYAKCGRADLAGEVFDRMPVKNTVSFNTMIAGYMRAGDVDHALSWFNRMPRKDKVSWTVVIDGCVKNGLVEEALDCFRAMQLSRIDADYVTILAVIAACTSLGALNHGLWVHRYVKNHGLSNNVRLANSLIDMYSRCGRVDFAHQLFERMCTRTLVSWNSIVVGFAVNGCCHEAIEHFKMMRSEGFGPDGVSFTGVLTACSHAGLVHEGLKFYDLMREHYKLPPRVEHFGCLVDLLSRAGRLEEAVSTIESMPFRPNEVVLSSLLAACRVHGDIQLAERVTAYLLQLEPECDSNYVLLSNIYAADGQWDGVGAIRSKMKAVGVTKTPGCSSIEIGCEIHEFVAGDGSHPQSDDIYEMLDLLRCELKLWGHDPKIIVGATDD from the coding sequence ATGGCCGCTCAAACTCTCACTCAACTCCCTCCCGTTCCTTCACCGCCGCCGCGGCGGCCCCAACCACACACTCGCCCTCTTCCCCGACGACACCTTTCCTCCACCACTCTCCCAAATCTCTCCTCTTCTGTCGAGCATTGTTCGGCGCGGGATGTCGTCTCATGGACCGCTGCCATCGCCCGCCAAGCCCGACGCGGCCGCCTGTCCGACGCTGCATGCGCCTTTGGAGACATGCTTTCTGCAGGCGTCAACCCCAACAACGTCACCCTCGTCGCCCTCCTCTCCGCCTGCGCCGACTTCCCATCCTACCCCTCCGCCCTTCCCCTTGGGTGCGCCATTCACGCTCAGTCCCTCAAGCGAAGGCGCCCGGACGCTGCTCCTGAGGAACTCGTCGTTTTCTCCACCGCCCTCGTCGATATGTACGCCAAGTGCGGCCGGGCAGACCTCGCTGGCGAGGTGTTCGACCGAATGCCCGTTAAGAACACGGTCTCCTTCAACACCATGATCGCTGGGTACATGCGGGCTGGGGACGTCGACCATGCCTTGTCTTGGTTCAACAGAATGCCGAGGAAAGATAAGGTATCTTGGACCGTGGTGATTGACGGGTGCGTCAAGAATGGTCTTGTCGAGGAGGCATTGGATTGTTTTCGAGCGATGCAGCTCAGCAGGATCGATGCAGATTACGTGACGATCCTAGCAGTCATTGCGGCTTGCACTAGCCTGGGAGCTCTCAACCATGGGCTTTGGGTGCATCGGTACGTCAAGAACCATGGCCTCTCGAACAATGTTCGGCTGGCCAATTCCCTCATCGACATGTACTCAAGGTGCGGCCGTGTCGATTTCGCTCACCAGCTGTTCGAAAGAATGTGCACGAGAACACTGGTGTCTTGGAATTCCATTGTTGTTGGATTTGCAGTGAATGGTTGCTGCCATGAGGCTATTGAGCATTTCAAGATGATGCGGAGTGAGGGATTCGGGCCCGATGGAGTGAGCTTCACAGGTGTGCTTACCGCCTGTAGTCATGCTGGTTTGGTACATGAAGGCCTGAAGTTTTACGATCTGATGAGGGAACACTACAAGTTGCCACCGAGAGTTGAGCACTTCGGTTGTTTGGTGGATCTACTCAGCCGGGCTGGGAGGTTGGAGGAAGCCGTGAGCACGATCGAGAGCATGCCTTTCCGGCCAAATGAGGTAGTCTTGAGCTCACTTCTGGCTGCTTGCAGGGTGCACGGGGATATCCAACTAGCAGAGAGAGTGACAGCATACCTTCTGCAATTAGAGCCAGAATGTGACTCCAATTACGTGCTCCTGTCAAATATTTATGCTGCGGATGGGCAGTGGGACGGCGTCGGTGCAATCCGAAGCAAGATGAAGGCCGTCGGAGTGACAAAGACACCAGGGTGTAGCAGCATCGAGATCGGTTGCGAGATCCATGAGTTTGTAGCTGGAGATGGGTCACATCCGCAGTCTGATGACATATAtgagatgcttgacctccttcgctGCGAGCTGAAGCTCTGGGGCCATGATCCGAAGATAATTGTAGGTGCTACAGATGACTAA